The genomic window ATTCGATCTCGATCGAATCGGTAGTGGTCGTATCGGCCCTCGGTCTCGTGTATCTCGCGTCGATGTTCCGACCGATGATCTACACGCTCCCCGGCTTGACCATGCGTCAAGCCGGCGTCGCGCGCACGGCGTCGTTGGCGCTCGCCAACACCGTTCCCGAAGGTGGGACCGTCGCAACGGGTTTGACTTTTGCAATGTACCGATCGTGGGGCTTCGCGTTGGCGGACAGTACGACGTCCATCATCGCGATCGGAATCTGGACCAATCTGTCGCGATACCTGTTGATGTCGATTGCTCTGGTGATCCTGGTGACGTTCGGTTCCGTCACCGGCTCTGCGGTGTGGGTCGCCGCAGGCGCGTGTGCGGTGGTCATGGCGGTCTGCCTGGTCGTTGCGCTCGTCATCACCAATGACGGGTTCGCGCGGCGAATCGGGCGAGTGCTGACGCGGATGCGCGCCGCACTCGCGAAGCGCATCGGTCGAATCGAGCCGCGCGACATGGAAGAAGTGCTCACCGAGTTCCGCGTCAACTTGCTGGGGCGCGTGCGCACCTGCTGGCGATCGCTGACGGCGACCATGGTGCTGTCGCAACTTCTCGGCGCGCTCGTGTTGGGTGTTGCGGTTCGGATGTCGGGGCTCGACCATCACGAGATCGGCTGGGATCGCATCGTGGTCGCCTTCGGCGCGATGTGGCTGGCGGCATTCGTGGCGCCGACGCCCGGCGGCCTCGGTGTCGCCGAGGCGGCGCTGATTGCGGTTCTCGGCGTCGGTCTCGACACGACCGCGCAAGCCCAGCTCGTTGCTGCCGTGCTTCTGTTCAGGTTTGCAACATGGTTTCTCCCGATACCGCTCGGGCTGGTCTCGTACCTCTACTGGAGACTGAGCAAGAACTGGCGGGTGCCCACTCAGCTCCCCAGCGACCTCCACACCCGTTCCGAAGACAGCGGCAGTTCGTAGAGCCTCGAGCCCACCGCGTCCTTGATCGCGTTGGCCAGCGCAGGAGCCACGGGGTTGTACGGGGATTCGCTCATCGACTTGGCGCCGAACGGGCCGAGCTGATCGTAGGTGTCGGCGAAATAGACCTCGGTGCGAGGAATGTCCGCAAACTGTGGAACGTGGTAGCTGCGAATGGAATCGGTGGTCACGCTCCCAGCTCCGTCGGTGCGAATCTCCTCGTAGAGCGCGGATCCGATGCCCTGTGCCACGCCGCCTTCGACCTGTCCGCGGCATTGCTGAGGATTCATGACGGTTCCCGCGTCTGCACTTTGGATGGACTGCAGGATTTCAACGGTGCCCGTCGACTCTTCGACCGCGACCCGGAACGCCTGGACGTTGAAGGCAAGTGACCTCGGCACGCCGCCACTGTCACCTTCGGCGACAAGAATTCCTCCCGCGGCCGCGAGTACGTCGGACAGCGACACGAAGTGCGCGGTGCACTGGACGCCCTCCGGCCCGAGAGTGCATGCGTCCGCAGTGCATCCGGTGATCCCCGCAGCTACGCCCAGTATCTGCGCGGACAGTGACCGCGCCGCCGCGTAAAGGGCCTTGCCTGCGACGACGGTTCCAGCAGATCCGAATGCTCCGGTGTCGTATGTTGTTGCGTCCGTGTCCGATTGAACGACGATGATGCGTTCGGGCGTCGTGCACAGTTCCGTTGCGGCGATCTGCGTGTGCACAGTGGTGGTTCCGTTGCCGAATTCGGCGGTCCCGACACGAACTCGGTACCGGCCGTCGGCCAACAGGGCGATCGACGCGTCCGAGAAGTGGCCGCGCGGCGGAATTGTCGCGATCATTGCTACAGCCATGCCCTCACCGACTTTCCATCCAGCGGGTGCCGAGACGCCGTTGCCCGATCGCAGCGCTTGCTCGGCCAAGTCGAGGCATTGATCGAGGCCGTAGCTCCCGAACATCAGATCCTCGCCTTCGACGTGAGCTGCGACGAGCGGATCGCCCGGCACGACCACATTGCGCCTGCGGAACTCGAACGGATCGAGGTCCAGCTCGCGAGCAAGGTCGTCGAGTGCCGATTCGACGGCGAAGATGACCTGGCCCAACCCGTAGCCCCGGAACGCGCCCGAAGGAATGTTGTTGGTGTACACCGACTTCGCGTCGACTCGCTTGTTCGCGCAGCGGTAGATGGCAACCGATTCGCCGCACCCGTGGAACATGACGCCTGGGCTGTGATTGCCGTAGGCACCGGCATCGGTGACGATGTCGACGGCGAGCGCGGTCAGTGTGCCGTCGGCTGTCGCTGCCGCTGTGACGTCCACCCGAAACGGATGGCGACAGGGAGCGACCGTGAACTCGTCCTTGCGGGTGAATTCGAACTGCACGGGCGATCCCGTTTTCAACACGGCCAGAGCGACGACATCCTCGGTCAGCAGTTCTTGTTTACCGCCGAATCCGCCGCCGACCCGGGCGGTGAACACACGCACCTTCTCGCGTTCCACGCCGAAGATTTCGCAGATCTCGTCCCGGACCAGGAACGGAACCTGAGTGCTGGTCCGGAGCGTGAGCCTGCCTTCGTCGTCGATCCACCCGATGGTTCCATGGGTTTCGAGATGGACATGCTGAATTCGCTGGGTACGAAAGTGCCCGCTGACCACGGCATCGGCGTCCGCGACGGCTGCATCGACATCGCCGATTCCGCCGTGCAGTTCGGCGACGAGGTTGCGCGCCGGGTCGGCAATCCTCGACTCCGGCCCCTTGTCGCCGTGGACCAGGGGAGCACCGATCAGCGATGCGTCACCCGGGTCGAACACCGCAGGCAGTACCTCGTAGTCGACCACAAGAGCTCGGCATCCCGCCTCGGCGGCAGCGAGAGATTCAGCGACGACGACTGCGACCCGCTGGCCCCTGAAACGCATGACGGTGTCGATGAGCCGGGTGTCGTCGGGGTCGTCGGCGCGTTGGTCGTGCCGAGCGGTCGAGAACACGCGATCAGGACTGTCCGCGGAGGTGAGAACGAGCCGCACGCCGGGGAGGGCCTCGGCCGCCGAGGCGTCGATCGACAGCACGCGCGCATGTGAATGCGGACTCTGCAGCACACTCGCGTGCAGTAGACCGGTGGGTGC from Rhodococcus sp. P1Y includes these protein-coding regions:
- a CDS encoding lysylphosphatidylglycerol synthase transmembrane domain-containing protein encodes the protein MTKSGVRRIVSAVLSYGVVGLVMWLLYRTVGHSGAVSSALDSISIESVVVVSALGLVYLASMFRPMIYTLPGLTMRQAGVARTASLALANTVPEGGTVATGLTFAMYRSWGFALADSTTSIIAIGIWTNLSRYLLMSIALVILVTFGSVTGSAVWVAAGACAVVMAVCLVVALVITNDGFARRIGRVLTRMRAALAKRIGRIEPRDMEEVLTEFRVNLLGRVRTCWRSLTATMVLSQLLGALVLGVAVRMSGLDHHEIGWDRIVVAFGAMWLAAFVAPTPGGLGVAEAALIAVLGVGLDTTAQAQLVAAVLLFRFATWFLPIPLGLVSYLYWRLSKNWRVPTQLPSDLHTRSEDSGSS
- a CDS encoding molybdopterin-dependent oxidoreductase, producing the protein MLVGINGTPTECSPRPGQCLRTMLRDHAHFEVKKGCDAGDCGACSVLVDGEPVHSCIFPAYRAAEKEVTTVAGLGTPDDLHPVQRRFVDAGGFQCGFCTAGMVVTASTLSEDDLTELPERLKGNLCRCTGYRSIDDAVHGVVNTEKPTEGPSAGRSLSAPAATRIVTGTEPYTLDFAPTGLLHASVLQSPHSHARVLSIDASAAEALPGVRLVLTSADSPDRVFSTARHDQRADDPDDTRLIDTVMRFRGQRVAVVVAESLAAAEAGCRALVVDYEVLPAVFDPGDASLIGAPLVHGDKGPESRIADPARNLVAELHGGIGDVDAAVADADAVVSGHFRTQRIQHVHLETHGTIGWIDDEGRLTLRTSTQVPFLVRDEICEIFGVEREKVRVFTARVGGGFGGKQELLTEDVVALAVLKTGSPVQFEFTRKDEFTVAPCRHPFRVDVTAAATADGTLTALAVDIVTDAGAYGNHSPGVMFHGCGESVAIYRCANKRVDAKSVYTNNIPSGAFRGYGLGQVIFAVESALDDLARELDLDPFEFRRRNVVVPGDPLVAAHVEGEDLMFGSYGLDQCLDLAEQALRSGNGVSAPAGWKVGEGMAVAMIATIPPRGHFSDASIALLADGRYRVRVGTAEFGNGTTTVHTQIAATELCTTPERIIVVQSDTDATTYDTGAFGSAGTVVAGKALYAAARSLSAQILGVAAGITGCTADACTLGPEGVQCTAHFVSLSDVLAAAGGILVAEGDSGGVPRSLAFNVQAFRVAVEESTGTVEILQSIQSADAGTVMNPQQCRGQVEGGVAQGIGSALYEEIRTDGAGSVTTDSIRSYHVPQFADIPRTEVYFADTYDQLGPFGAKSMSESPYNPVAPALANAIKDAVGSRLYELPLSSERVWRSLGS